A stretch of Paenibacillus mucilaginosus 3016 DNA encodes these proteins:
- a CDS encoding stalk domain-containing protein, whose amino-acid sequence MHRFRPMLVITLLFAALFGLFNPSVSAEAPKPLKVFVDTNQIPFEVDPLIINGTTLVQFRPLFQAMGMEVKWEEASRTVTGTKADLMISLRIEDPQAVVNGRQVPLSEPARIVNGSTMVPLRFIGEATGALVNWDAVNGEITLITPALLQSLGMSREEMQKKIDEYAAKQGHPPSASSGDGTVPAPPAAEPKPEAPAAPAAPAAPQTPPPGPSKPVDLAALQGMYYGFRDDFGGYECGGACWDIYTFLPDQRVLVGVPPQGGPETIDCTRDGCTTYTIADGKLTLATGDSYEIGVTSDGYLEIQDVALLPVAAVADGLKLEGTYKHIGYQGLVGIHAFSSSWTEYLTFKSDGTFESTDLSLSSLDVHVSTTNAAGSKSDTGTYQISGNTLILTYQDGSVLRRLFFDHDFDDNQSLKDIQIGSRRFYIPDEQ is encoded by the coding sequence TTGCACCGGTTCCGCCCCATGCTAGTGATCACCCTGCTGTTCGCCGCCCTCTTCGGCCTGTTCAACCCCTCTGTCTCCGCAGAAGCTCCGAAGCCCCTTAAAGTATTCGTGGATACGAACCAGATCCCTTTCGAAGTAGACCCGCTGATCATTAACGGCACCACCCTGGTCCAGTTCCGGCCGCTCTTCCAGGCCATGGGGATGGAAGTGAAGTGGGAGGAAGCCAGCCGCACCGTAACCGGTACGAAGGCGGATCTCATGATTTCGCTGCGTATTGAAGATCCGCAGGCGGTCGTGAACGGCCGGCAGGTTCCGCTCAGTGAACCTGCGCGGATCGTGAACGGCAGCACCATGGTCCCGCTGCGGTTCATTGGCGAAGCTACAGGCGCCCTGGTGAACTGGGATGCGGTGAACGGCGAAATCACCCTGATCACCCCCGCCCTTCTGCAGAGCCTGGGTATGAGCAGGGAGGAAATGCAAAAGAAGATCGACGAGTATGCGGCCAAGCAGGGACATCCGCCTTCCGCATCTTCAGGTGACGGAACCGTACCGGCTCCCCCGGCGGCGGAGCCGAAGCCCGAAGCGCCTGCCGCACCCGCCGCTCCCGCGGCACCGCAGACCCCGCCTCCCGGCCCCTCCAAGCCGGTGGATCTTGCCGCCCTGCAGGGGATGTACTACGGCTTTCGTGATGATTTTGGCGGCTACGAATGCGGCGGCGCCTGCTGGGACATCTACACCTTCCTGCCTGACCAACGCGTCCTGGTAGGCGTTCCTCCCCAGGGCGGTCCGGAGACGATCGACTGCACCCGGGATGGCTGCACCACGTATACGATCGCAGACGGCAAGCTCACTCTCGCCACCGGTGACAGTTATGAGATCGGTGTAACGAGTGACGGGTACTTGGAGATCCAGGATGTGGCCCTGTTACCCGTCGCTGCTGTGGCGGATGGACTGAAGCTCGAGGGAACTTATAAACATATCGGATACCAAGGCCTTGTCGGCATCCACGCTTTCTCCTCGTCCTGGACGGAATATCTGACGTTCAAGTCCGACGGCACGTTCGAGAGCACCGATCTCTCGCTGTCCTCCCTTGACGTTCATGTGAGCACCACCAATGCGGCCGGCTCGAAAAGTGACACAGGCACTTATCAGATCAGCGGGAACACGCTTATTCTCACGTATCAGGATGGAAGCGTGCTGCGCCGGCTCTTCTTCGATCACGATTTCGACGACAACCAGTCGCTGAAGGATATCCAGATCGGCAGCCGGAGATTCTACATCCCAGACGAGCAGTAA
- a CDS encoding endonuclease MutS2 → MDKNMQMKVDMAGCLEYEKVKEGLLDHAKSYLGREHIRALMPVTDQGLIERWLEESAEAVKLIEHGASVPVPALDGMETMAAGLGKGFLLTVSELGVIVKFLENTAQLKRFMSRKESIAPQVTSYALSLYELSEIRLEIERCIRHGAIDDGASPELAKVRKKIAIAEERLKKKLESTMQRYRSYLQEQVISMRGDRYVIPVKKEHRKLVAGSVLDESASGQTVFIEPAETASLTYELSALRAEESREETKVLGLLTDLVESHTQEIRLNLETIGHYDFLFAKAKYGLSIGGRTVEIGSDGRTRILRGRHPLLGAHAVPLDFEIGESYRALIITGPNTGGKTVTLKTVGLLTMMVQSGLMVPAAEGSRFSIFHSVLADIGDGQSLEQSLSTFSSHVKNVIRILDEAGPSALILLDELAAGTDPGEGIGLSIAVLEELYRRGSTVIATTHFNEIKRYAEAAEGFENARMEFDVETLRPLYRLTIGEAGRSYAFQIAAQLGMPAGIIARSKAITYGPAAAAGEAGGSSAASSSAGAGLVSLEEALQGPDREGAAGAGPSAGQRQQQPVRRGKREAARELQAEFEIGDCVWIHSQRRTGIVCGLADERGNLLILIQKEKVKINRKRLSLYIEREQLYPEGDYDMDIVFESKEVRKKRKMMSKRHDESVMIIHPPQGE, encoded by the coding sequence ATGGATAAGAACATGCAAATGAAAGTGGACATGGCCGGATGCCTGGAGTATGAGAAAGTAAAAGAGGGGCTGCTGGACCATGCCAAATCTTATTTGGGCCGGGAGCACATCCGGGCGCTGATGCCGGTCACGGATCAAGGGTTGATTGAGCGCTGGTTGGAGGAGTCGGCGGAAGCCGTCAAGCTGATCGAGCACGGCGCAAGTGTCCCGGTTCCCGCTTTGGACGGCATGGAGACGATGGCCGCGGGACTCGGCAAGGGATTCCTGCTGACCGTCAGCGAGCTTGGGGTGATCGTCAAGTTCCTGGAGAACACCGCCCAGCTCAAGCGCTTCATGAGCCGGAAGGAATCCATCGCTCCGCAGGTAACGAGCTATGCGCTGTCTCTCTATGAGCTGAGCGAGATCCGGCTGGAGATCGAACGGTGCATCCGGCACGGGGCGATCGATGACGGAGCCAGTCCGGAGCTGGCCAAAGTGCGCAAGAAAATCGCCATCGCGGAAGAACGTCTGAAAAAGAAACTGGAGAGCACCATGCAGCGCTATCGCAGCTATCTGCAGGAACAGGTGATCAGCATGCGTGGCGACCGCTATGTCATCCCGGTGAAGAAGGAGCACCGCAAGCTCGTCGCCGGATCGGTGCTGGATGAGTCGGCCAGCGGGCAGACGGTGTTCATCGAGCCGGCCGAGACCGCTTCGCTCACCTATGAGCTGAGCGCCCTCCGGGCGGAGGAGAGCAGGGAAGAGACGAAGGTGCTGGGGCTGCTGACCGATCTTGTCGAGAGCCATACGCAGGAGATCCGGCTGAATCTGGAGACCATCGGGCATTATGATTTTCTCTTTGCGAAGGCGAAGTACGGCCTCTCGATCGGGGGTCGGACCGTTGAGATCGGCTCCGACGGAAGAACGCGAATCCTCCGCGGACGTCATCCGCTGCTCGGGGCACACGCGGTGCCGCTGGACTTCGAGATCGGGGAGAGCTACAGGGCGCTGATCATCACGGGACCGAACACAGGCGGCAAGACCGTTACGTTGAAGACGGTAGGCCTGCTGACGATGATGGTCCAATCCGGTCTCATGGTACCGGCGGCCGAGGGAAGCCGGTTCAGCATCTTTCACAGCGTGCTCGCCGACATCGGGGACGGCCAGAGCCTGGAACAGTCGCTGAGCACATTCTCCTCCCACGTGAAGAATGTCATCCGCATTCTGGATGAAGCCGGACCTTCCGCCTTGATCCTGCTGGACGAACTGGCGGCCGGGACCGATCCCGGAGAAGGGATAGGGCTCTCGATCGCCGTACTGGAAGAGCTGTACCGCCGCGGTTCGACGGTGATCGCAACCACGCATTTTAACGAGATCAAGCGGTATGCGGAAGCCGCGGAGGGCTTCGAGAACGCACGGATGGAGTTCGACGTGGAGACGCTGCGGCCGCTGTACCGGTTGACCATTGGTGAAGCCGGCCGAAGCTACGCGTTCCAGATCGCCGCCCAGCTCGGCATGCCTGCCGGCATTATCGCGCGGTCAAAGGCGATCACGTACGGCCCGGCGGCCGCGGCCGGTGAAGCGGGGGGGTCATCAGCCGCTTCATCGTCTGCCGGGGCAGGCCTTGTGTCTCTCGAAGAGGCCCTGCAGGGGCCTGATCGGGAAGGAGCTGCAGGCGCGGGGCCATCGGCGGGGCAGCGGCAGCAGCAGCCCGTCCGCCGCGGGAAGAGGGAGGCGGCACGTGAGCTCCAGGCGGAGTTCGAGATCGGCGACTGCGTCTGGATCCATTCCCAGAGGCGGACCGGCATCGTGTGCGGACTGGCGGACGAGCGGGGCAACCTGCTCATCCTGATCCAGAAGGAGAAGGTGAAGATTAACCGCAAGCGGCTGTCGCTGTACATCGAACGGGAGCAGCTGTACCCGGAGGGCGACTATGACATGGACATCGTCTTCGAGTCCAAGGAGGTGCGGAAGAAGCGCAAGATGATGAGCAAGCGGCACGACGAGAGTGTAATGATCATTCATCCGCCGCAGGGAGAGTAA
- a CDS encoding calcium-binding protein, whose amino-acid sequence MVQAKAEQLQLVFGTQGDDMITAAAKERVFAGAGSDLVQVLEGSDGADLHGGTGEDTLRAYTDYRTLSDGNLFIGGTGGDRYEIEVIGDIYGGGHTIREQGSAGETDTLRFFGGASPGDMRVIRDGHSLYMHQGEYGVTVNIEHFFDNAGYRIERFEFEDGTVWTDKEVEQMALAMAGSTGAGGSGQAQAALEDFPSILLASSPMIP is encoded by the coding sequence ATGGTACAAGCCAAAGCGGAACAGCTTCAGCTCGTGTTCGGAACGCAGGGAGATGATATGATCACAGCGGCAGCGAAGGAGAGGGTATTCGCGGGAGCGGGCAGCGACTTGGTGCAGGTGCTGGAGGGCAGTGACGGTGCGGATCTGCACGGCGGAACGGGAGAAGATACGCTGCGGGCATACACCGATTACCGTACGCTGAGCGATGGGAACCTGTTCATTGGGGGGACCGGTGGGGATAGATATGAGATTGAAGTGATTGGAGATATCTATGGAGGTGGACATACCATCCGTGAGCAGGGTTCCGCGGGTGAAACGGATACGCTCCGCTTCTTTGGCGGTGCAAGCCCCGGCGATATGCGTGTCATACGGGACGGCCATTCCCTGTACATGCATCAGGGAGAATATGGTGTTACCGTCAACATAGAGCATTTCTTCGACAACGCCGGATACCGCATCGAACGCTTTGAATTTGAAGACGGCACGGTATGGACCGACAAAGAGGTGGAGCAAATGGCACTAGCCATGGCGGGTTCCACGGGCGCCGGCGGATCCGGACAGGCACAGGCCGCGCTGGAGGACTTCCCGAGCATTCTGCTCGCTTCTTCGCCCATGATCCCATAA
- a CDS encoding response regulator transcription factor has protein sequence MKRILIIEDDPYIAELQKDYLQLNDFEVDVTGDGDDGLAKALGGGYDLLIVDLQLPGTDGFGICRKVREKLDIPVLIVSAKNEEIDKIRGFGLGADDFVTKPFSPGELVARAKAHLSRYERFLGGGRQAAGPEVIQIRELSIHPEAHRVYVHGREVTLTTKEFEVLLFFATHPNRVYSKEALFEHIWGLESSGEIATVTVHISRIREKIEGDPANPQFIETVWGAGYRFNV, from the coding sequence ATGAAAAGAATCCTGATCATTGAAGATGATCCGTATATTGCTGAGCTTCAGAAGGATTACCTGCAGCTGAATGATTTTGAGGTGGATGTGACCGGCGACGGCGATGACGGCCTGGCGAAAGCGCTGGGCGGAGGGTATGACCTGTTGATCGTAGACCTGCAGCTTCCCGGCACGGACGGCTTCGGCATCTGCCGCAAGGTGCGCGAGAAGCTCGATATCCCGGTGCTGATCGTGTCTGCGAAGAACGAGGAGATCGACAAGATCCGCGGCTTCGGGCTCGGGGCCGACGATTTCGTGACGAAGCCCTTCAGTCCGGGCGAGCTGGTGGCGAGGGCCAAAGCCCATTTGTCCCGGTATGAACGCTTCCTGGGCGGAGGGCGGCAGGCCGCGGGGCCGGAGGTGATCCAGATCCGGGAGCTGTCGATTCATCCGGAAGCCCACCGGGTGTACGTGCACGGCAGGGAAGTGACGCTGACGACGAAGGAGTTCGAGGTGCTGCTCTTCTTCGCGACCCATCCGAACCGGGTGTACAGCAAGGAAGCGCTGTTCGAGCACATCTGGGGGCTGGAGTCGAGCGGGGAGATTGCGACGGTCACGGTGCATATCTCCAGGATCCGGGAGAAGATCGAAGGGGACCCGGCCAATCCGCAGTTCATCGAGACGGTCTGGGGCGCAGGCTACCGGTTTAATGTGTAA
- a CDS encoding sensor histidine kinase: protein MSIRFRLLLSFASVVIVSVLLIVLSAYLLSVAVTGDFKSLRSFYTIHYGLHPLSEEEERIFLELKYLAKHDPAKLTDPKLLKDYDLQLKMVQAGLVVRRSEALIYSTPNMPQADFTGVLPAYDLGNYSIRNTLNVNSRFFGYAKFDFYFDEAAGVKGSIFVLRERSPFAEMVRTLLPVLIGVILLIVLITSFILYRYVTRKIVKPLEGLRQSAERIKAGDLTYELQAESRDEVGQLVMSFDEMRRQLHASIRLQLHYEENRKQLLSNISHDLRTPITTIKGYAEGIRDGVARTPEKLAQYAGAIHTRAADMERMVEELFFYSKLDLKKEPFSFEETELAALLQQITREHAIDFERHGIEVVWEEIPQRPVTVLADREKLKRVVHNLLHNSMKYMIREPKVIMIGVHAPEGADEVTVRLTDNGPGIPADALPHIFERFYRAESSRTWAAGGSGLGLAIARQIVEGHGGTIRADSEPGRGTSMFFTLQIVKEHR from the coding sequence GTGTCCATTAGATTTCGATTGCTGCTGTCCTTTGCTTCGGTCGTCATCGTCTCGGTCCTGCTCATCGTACTGTCGGCGTATCTGCTGTCGGTAGCGGTGACGGGAGACTTCAAGAGCCTCCGCAGCTTTTATACGATTCACTACGGTCTTCATCCGCTGTCGGAGGAAGAGGAGCGCATCTTCCTCGAACTGAAGTACCTGGCCAAGCATGACCCGGCGAAGCTGACGGACCCGAAGCTGCTCAAGGACTATGATCTGCAGCTCAAGATGGTACAGGCCGGACTGGTCGTCCGCCGGAGCGAGGCGCTGATCTACTCCACGCCGAACATGCCGCAGGCCGACTTTACGGGCGTGCTTCCCGCGTATGACCTCGGGAACTACTCGATCCGCAATACGCTTAACGTGAACAGCCGGTTTTTCGGGTACGCGAAGTTTGATTTTTATTTCGACGAGGCGGCCGGGGTAAAAGGCAGTATCTTCGTGCTGCGGGAACGCAGTCCGTTCGCGGAGATGGTCCGCACCCTGCTGCCGGTGCTCATCGGAGTCATTCTGCTCATCGTGCTCATCACCAGCTTCATTCTGTACCGCTATGTCACGCGCAAGATCGTCAAGCCGCTCGAAGGGCTCCGGCAGTCGGCGGAGCGGATCAAGGCCGGCGATCTGACCTATGAGCTGCAGGCCGAGTCGAGGGATGAGGTCGGACAGCTCGTCATGAGCTTCGATGAGATGCGCAGACAGCTGCATGCTTCGATCCGGCTCCAGCTGCATTACGAGGAAAACCGCAAGCAGCTGCTCTCGAATATCTCGCATGATCTGCGGACCCCGATCACCACGATCAAAGGGTACGCCGAAGGCATACGGGACGGCGTGGCGCGGACGCCCGAGAAGCTTGCGCAGTATGCGGGGGCCATCCATACGAGGGCCGCGGATATGGAGCGGATGGTGGAGGAGCTGTTCTTTTACTCGAAGCTGGATCTTAAGAAAGAGCCGTTCTCCTTCGAAGAGACGGAGCTGGCTGCACTGCTGCAGCAGATCACCCGGGAGCACGCGATCGACTTCGAACGCCACGGCATTGAGGTGGTATGGGAGGAGATCCCGCAGCGGCCGGTGACGGTGCTCGCCGACCGGGAGAAGCTCAAGCGGGTGGTCCACAATCTGCTGCACAACAGCATGAAGTATATGATCCGCGAGCCCAAAGTCATTATGATCGGCGTCCATGCGCCGGAGGGGGCGGATGAGGTGACGGTGCGGCTGACGGACAACGGTCCCGGCATCCCGGCGGATGCGCTGCCGCATATCTTCGAACGCTTCTACCGGGCGGAGTCCTCGCGGACATGGGCAGCCGGCGGCAGCGGACTCGGCCTGGCGATTGCCCGGCAGATCGTCGAAGGCCATGGCGGTACGATCCGGGCGGACAGTGAGCCGGGCCGGGGAACAAGTATGTTTTTTACACTCCAAATCGTGAAGGAACATCGGTGA